Proteins encoded by one window of Paenibacillus sp. DCT19:
- a CDS encoding DUF2515 family protein produces MHTHKTDSPPLESFFQIVRSIPGAAREVWRGKQAAWQASNQLRHPLRDLAWQSDVAHSLQEEVERLLPGTESAATRHARSAIVCEEDCNILEEIHRLTSEHNRSNITRTAAYLECYEQYPELHWALLAHMVSRNGGYHMTDLQSGLMHNLQNQTDREHMYRMLERCNALIFQDAYPQLLLYMNSRKLGRSCFHLLPHFHISAFMTPFWERFWLERCSSLLSVALIINEQNYIESRVVQHPYFKKEVLSKPAFHLHNLAGLNHIVFPLGRGKGLAGRVIEHFGKLDERIMFGKSLYAMLFGTQQVFTQVLEFARSVPHRGSRAEYWPGLFTAHEEHAGKNEFYSKELMEQEWLPEGDRLYSPELLAVWQDTPYEPITRQDWLQSRDCLGHLTTPRRPWLFEMSHEHRYGLLKTSVAHDAKALLH; encoded by the coding sequence ATGCATACTCACAAAACAGATTCGCCTCCACTGGAGTCCTTTTTTCAGATTGTGCGCTCCATTCCTGGTGCGGCGAGGGAAGTCTGGCGTGGCAAACAGGCAGCGTGGCAAGCCTCCAATCAACTACGTCATCCTTTACGTGATCTCGCTTGGCAATCCGATGTCGCGCACTCCTTGCAAGAAGAAGTTGAACGGTTATTGCCTGGAACGGAGTCGGCCGCCACTAGACATGCCCGGAGCGCGATTGTATGTGAAGAGGACTGCAATATTTTAGAAGAAATCCATAGACTGACGTCAGAGCATAATCGAAGTAATATCACCCGCACAGCAGCTTATTTGGAATGTTATGAACAGTATCCGGAGCTTCATTGGGCACTGCTGGCTCATATGGTATCACGCAACGGTGGATATCATATGACAGATCTACAGAGTGGTCTGATGCACAACCTGCAAAATCAAACCGATCGAGAACACATGTATCGCATGCTGGAGCGTTGTAATGCGCTTATCTTCCAAGATGCCTACCCCCAATTGTTGTTGTACATGAATAGCCGTAAACTGGGACGGAGTTGTTTCCACCTGCTCCCCCACTTCCATATCTCCGCCTTTATGACGCCCTTTTGGGAACGATTTTGGCTCGAACGATGCAGCTCGTTGCTTAGTGTGGCATTAATTATTAATGAGCAGAACTATATTGAGAGCCGTGTTGTGCAACATCCTTATTTCAAAAAAGAAGTGCTATCCAAGCCTGCCTTTCATCTGCATAACCTGGCCGGGCTCAATCATATTGTATTTCCTCTGGGACGTGGAAAAGGTCTTGCGGGCCGAGTCATTGAACATTTTGGCAAGCTGGATGAACGTATTATGTTTGGAAAAAGTCTGTATGCCATGCTGTTCGGTACCCAGCAAGTGTTCACGCAAGTGCTGGAATTCGCCCGCTCCGTACCCCACCGCGGATCGCGTGCCGAATATTGGCCAGGCTTGTTCACTGCCCATGAGGAGCATGCTGGAAAAAATGAGTTTTATAGCAAAGAATTAATGGAGCAGGAATGGCTGCCAGAGGGTGATCGACTGTATAGTCCTGAATTGCTGGCTGTGTGGCAGGACACACCCTATGAGCCAATTACAAGACAGGACTGGCTTCAGAGCAGAGATTGTCTCGGCCATCTAACCACACCCCGTAGACCCTGGTTATTCGAAATGAGTCATGAACACCGATATGGACTGCTGAAAACATCAGTCGCGCATGACGCCAAAGCTTTATTACATTAA